The following proteins are co-located in the Acidobacteriota bacterium genome:
- a CDS encoding transporter substrate-binding domain-containing protein: MIMRFNVFSSSMLKAAFSATLLRALLIVSLAAGSLLLSSPATASDLAAVRERGKLIMLSVPHQESAFVRTNIERGPMKRQGTAEDFHGVDVEIMKRFADSLGVELEVRPAVAANGIPAYPELFEWLGRGDGDIIASSLTITEQRKQRVDFSRPYHAVYPIVIVRTDSFIEAPEDLDQAIAANLPGSSQEEHLRRLGFTDERIHFKEFTLEAYDAVLEGTADFTLVDSDSAYSFMSENRNLKIAFRLPGVEDPYGYAVPKNSDLLPPLNTFLEELEESGELSRIKSRFLGETLQPES; the protein is encoded by the coding sequence ATGATCATGCGATTCAATGTTTTTTCTTCGTCGATGCTGAAGGCAGCCTTTTCAGCAACCCTGCTCCGGGCCCTGCTCATAGTCAGCCTGGCCGCCGGTAGTCTGCTCCTCTCTTCCCCCGCCACCGCCTCGGATCTCGCCGCGGTCAGGGAGCGGGGCAAGCTCATCATGCTCTCGGTACCGCACCAGGAGAGCGCTTTCGTGCGCACCAACATCGAGCGCGGACCGATGAAACGTCAGGGCACCGCGGAGGATTTTCACGGCGTCGACGTGGAGATCATGAAGCGCTTCGCTGACTCCCTGGGAGTGGAGCTGGAGGTGCGGCCAGCGGTGGCGGCCAACGGCATCCCGGCCTATCCGGAGCTCTTCGAATGGCTCGGGCGCGGCGATGGAGACATCATCGCCAGCTCCCTGACCATCACCGAGCAGCGCAAGCAACGCGTGGACTTCTCCCGGCCCTACCACGCGGTCTATCCCATCGTCATCGTGCGCACCGACAGCTTCATCGAGGCCCCCGAGGATCTCGACCAGGCCATCGCCGCCAACCTCCCCGGCAGCAGCCAGGAGGAGCATCTACGGCGGCTGGGCTTCACCGACGAGCGCATTCACTTCAAAGAATTCACTCTCGAAGCCTACGATGCCGTCCTCGAGGGCACCGCCGACTTCACCCTGGTGGACTCGGACTCCGCCTACTCCTTCATGAGCGAGAACCGCAATCTCAAGATCGCCTTTCGCCTCCCCGGCGTCGAGGATCCCTATGGCTACGCGGTGCCCAAGAACAGCGACCTGCTGCCGCCCCTCAACACCTTTCTGGAAGAGCTGGAAGAAAGCGGCGAGCTGAGCCGCATCAAGTCCCGTTTCCTGGGAGAGACGCTGCAGCCGGAGAGCTGA